From Girardinichthys multiradiatus isolate DD_20200921_A chromosome 3, DD_fGirMul_XY1, whole genome shotgun sequence, the proteins below share one genomic window:
- the LOC124865697 gene encoding uncharacterized protein LOC124865697, which translates to MMDYTETKVEFSEELLEPLIITEDGDTTTGEATSFLDAILRSCGEASALEKKEEHSGEDKNNEAAASSEIPSEELKLEKQQSNTEEENSHEHKAEVDKQEDDESRDDRLNLDKNESEEQTQAGKTEMEKVEIKRLNISEQQPEGDKYQDRDAKKAHRLTPDFPDSLFELLCTLQEGRRLNDQRCSFRLEGRIRRRCHSEPNTRKPVNRVVFSSMTSLQKEEFFDLVATAQARRLDDQRAQLGSSLPPKPKFRSFRGSFKQLSLVKKPEPVPVPKQDLYDMILTTQAQGRLEDQRSRAPGPMDDEDFFSLLLRVQGGRMDEQRTELPRLLKT; encoded by the exons ATGATGGATTACACAGAGACTAAAGTTGAATTTTCTGAGGAGCTGCTGGAACCTCTTATCATCACCGAAGACGGAGACACAACCACAGGAGAGGCGACAAGCTTCTTAGATGCCATCTTGCGAAGCTGTGGCGAAGCTTCTGCTCTCGAAAAGAAAGAGGAACACTCGGGGGAGGACAAGAATAATGAAGCTGCTGCGAGTAGTGAAATACCTTCAGAGGAGCTTAAGTTGGAAAAGcaacagagcaacacagaggaGGAGAATTCACATGAGCACAAAGCAGAGGTTGATAAACAGGAGGATGATGAGAGCAGAGATGATAGACTAAACttagataaaaatgaaagtgaaGAGCAGACACAAGCTGgaaagacagaaatggaaaaggTTGAAATAAAGAGGTTAAATATCTCTGAGCAGCAACCTGAAGGGGACAAATACCAAGATCGAGATGCAAAAAAG GCTCACCGGTTAACCCCCGACTTCCCGGACTCGCTGTTTGAGCTGCTCTGCACCCTGCAGGAGGGTAGGCGACTCAATGATCAGCGATGCTCCTTCAGGCTGGAGGGCAGGATAAGGAGGAGGTGCCACTCAGAGCCCAACACCCGGAAACCGGTCAACAGAG ttgtcTTTTCCTCCATGACTTCACTGCAGAAAGAAGAGTTCTTTGACCTGGTGGCCACTGCACAAGCTCGCCGGCTGGATGATCAGAGGGCACAGTTGGGAAGTTCTCTGCCACCAAAGCCCAAATTTAGGAGTTTTAGAGGCAGCTTCAAGCAGCTGTCTTTAGTGAAAAAACCTGAGCCGGTTCCTGTCCCTAAACAGGATCTGTATGATATGATTCTGACAACACAA GCTCAGGGCCGGCTGGAGGACCAGCGTAGCAGGGCTCCTGGTCCTATGGATGATGAAGACTTCTTCTCCCTCCTTCTGAGAGTGCAGGGCGGGCGAATGGATGAGCAGAGGACTGAACTGCCACGCTTGCTGAAAACCTGA